One region of Oryza sativa Japonica Group chromosome 5, ASM3414082v1 genomic DNA includes:
- the LOC4339673 gene encoding uncharacterized protein — MLVVAAGRGCSFLFLVSSGLRGTHQLSQARGLGRLRSAPGSPARPAARGADQLGLGWVGLDLGAGQCELCCCCCCAGGMRWCGLRLLPLVCLLVIAAAAEEDKTNILQADKNNDNNIAHSDGGKTGRHDETNPNTVHHDEGKNDPDGNNKKDKSTEVISTAKYAAAVHHVDKDINTAKSSHVTDFSQDPLIKGCDPSHTCVIENKKFIACLKVPGEDSLALSLLMDNKGMDPLYVGITTPEFVTSAEDTIHVQANDHNETQVTIFNNGAPNMTIILRVAEETCNISIHRAIAREISQVMPMRLTSKYMLVPVFLLIGAVVACIKLRRRGIQDGGPAYQKLDAAELPLSTGGKKEADQSDQWDDNWGDEWDDEAPLTPTRHMPNLSSKGLASRRSTKDGWKD; from the exons ATGCTCGTCGTCGCTGCGGGCCGCGGCTGCTCGTTCCTCTTCCTCGTCTCCTCCGGGCTCCGGGGAACCCATCAGCTATCGCAGGCACGCGGGTTGGGGCGACTCCGCTCTGCCCCCGGATCTCCGgcccggccggcggcgcgcggtgcgGACCAGCtcgggttgggttgggttgggttggattTGGGGGCGGGGCAGTGCGagctttgctgctgctgttgctgtgcCGGCGGGATGCGGTGGTGCGGCCTGCGGCTGCTCCCACTGGTTTGCCTGCTTGTTATTGCTGCAGCCGCAGAAGAG GATAAAACAAATATTCTACAAGCAGACAAAAATAATGACAACAACATAGCACATTCAGATGGTGGGAAGACAGGACGGCATGATGAAACAAATCCTAATACAGTACATCATGATGAAGGAAAGAATGACCCTGATGGGAACAACAAGAAGGACAAATCAACAGAAGTTATTAGCACGGCAAAATATGCGGCAGCTGTGCATCATGTGGATAAAGATATCAACACAGCAAAATCCTCGCATGTAACAGACTTCTCACAAGATCCTCTTATCAAGGGGTGTGACCCATCTCATACATGtgtaattgaaaataaaaagttCATCGCCTGCTTGAAAGTTCCTGGAGAAG ATTCATTAGCTCTATCACTTCTGATGGACAACAAAGGCATGGACCCACTTTATGTTGGTATTACAACTCCAGAATTTGTCACTTCAGCTGAAGACACCATCCATGTCCAAGCAAATGATCATAATGAG ACACAGGTGACTATTTTTAACAACGGTGCACCAAACATGACAATAATTCTTAGAGTTGCTGAAGAGACCTGCAATATTAGCATTCACCGAGCAATTGCGAGGGAGATAAGTCAAGTAATGCCAATGCGGCTTACCTCAAAATACATGTTAGTGCCTGTTTTTCTTCTTATTGGAGCTGTGGTAGCATGCATTAAACTTCGGAGAAGAGGTATCCAAGATGGTGGACCTGCATACCAGAAGCTTGATGCGGCGGAGCTTCCTCTTTCGACTGGAGGGAAGAAAGAAGCAGATCAATCTGatcagtgggatgacaactgggGAGACGAGTGGGATGATGAGGCGCCATTGACGCCAACCAGACATATGCCCAACCTATCATCCAAAGGTCTAGCTTCAAGGAGATCTACCAAAGATGGCTGGAAAGACTAA
- the LOC4339674 gene encoding isocitrate dehydrogenase [NADP], producing MASTKIKVANPIVEMDGDEMTRVFWKSIKDKLIFPFLELDIKYFDLGLPYRDQTDDKVTVEAAEATLKYNVAIKCATITPDEARVKEFSLKSMWKSPNGTIRNILNGTVFREPIICKNIPRLVPGWTKPICIGRHAFGDQYRATDAVIKGPGKLKLVYEGKDEEIELEVFNFTGAGGVAQSMYNTDESIRSFAEASMATAYEKKWPLYLSTKNTILKKYDGRFKDIFQEVYEAQWKSKFEAAGIWYEHRLIDDMVAYALKSEGGYVWACKNYDGDVQSDFLAQGFGSLGLMTSVLVCPDGKTIEAEAAHGTVTRHYRVHQKGGETSTNSIASIFAWTRGLAHRAKLDDNARLLDFTQKLEAACIGAVESGKMTKDLALLVHGSSNVTRSHYLNTEEFIDAVADELRSRLAAN from the exons ATGGCATCCACCAAGATCAAGGTCGCCAACCCCATTGTCGAGATGGACG GTGATGAGATGACTCGAGTATTCTGGAAATCTATCAAGGACAAG CTTATCTTCCCGTTCTTGGAGTTGGACATTAAGTACTTTGATCTCGGACTTCCATACCGTGATCAAACCGACGATAAAGTCACAGTGGAGGCAGCAGAGGCTACCCTCAA GTACAATGTGGCCATCAAGTGTGCAACCATTACACCAG ATGAAGCAAGGGTTAAAGAGTTCAGCCTAAAATCCATGTGGAAGAGCCCAAACGGCACAATTAGAAATATCCTAAATG GCACTGTGTTCAGAGAACCAATAATCTGCAAAAACATCCCTCGGCTTGTTCCAG GATGGACTAAGCCCATTTGCATTGGAAGGCACGCATTTGGTGATCAGTACCGTGCAACGGATGCAGTTATCAAGGGACCTGGCAAGCTTAAATTGGTTTATG AGGGAAAAGATGAGGAGATTGAGCTGGAGGTGTTCAACTTCACTGGTGCTGGAGGAGTGGCACAGTCTATGTACAACACTGACGAG TCCATCCGTTCCTTTGCTGAGGCCTCTATGGCCACTGCTTATGAGAAGAAATGGCCATTGTACCTCAGCACCAAAAACACAATTTTGAAGAAATATGATGGCAG GTTCAAGGACATCTTCCAGGAGGTATATGAAGCTCAGTGGAAATCAAAATTTGAGGCTGCTGGAATATG GTATGAGCATCGTCTCATTGATGACATGGTTGCCTATGCACTCAAGAGTGAAGGAGGCTATGTTTGGGCTTGCAAGAACTATGATGGAGATGTGCAGAGTGATTTCTTAGCACAAG GTTTTGGATCATTGGGTTTGATGACATCAGTTTTG GTATGTCCTGATGGGAAAACCATTGAAGCTGAAGCTGCCCATGGGACTGTCACCCGTCATTACCGTGTTCATCAGAAAGGTGGTGAAACTAGCACAAACAGCATTGCCTCAATCTTTGCCTGGACAAGAGGACTTGCACACAG GGCAAAGCTAGATGACAATGCTAGGCTACTGGACTTCACTCAGAAGCTTGAAGCTGCCTGCATTGGCGCTGTCGAGTCTGGGAAGATGACCAAGGACCTTGCTCTGCTTGTTCACGGATCTTCAAA TGTCACGAGGAGTCATTACCTGAACACTGAAGAGTTCATCGATGCTGTTGCTGACGAGCTCAGATCAAGGCTGGCAGCCAACTAA
- the LOC4339675 gene encoding uncharacterized protein, with translation MKYVLVTGGVVSGLGKGVTASSIGVVLKDCGLRVTSIKIDPYLNTDAGTMSPFEHGEVFVLDDGGEVDLDLGNYERFLDIKLTRDNNITTGKIYQAVIDKERRGDYLGKTVQVVPHITDEIQEWIERVAMNPVDGTDEPADVCVIELGGTIGDIESMPFIEALGQFSYRVGAGNFCLVHVSLVPVLNVVGEQKTKPTQHSVRGLRGLGLIPDILACRSTQPLEENVKVKLAQFCHVPISNIVNLHDVTNIWHIPLLLRDQKAHESILKVLDLQCVGKVPRAPKLTEWTERASKFDKLKTPVRIAMVGKYTGLSDSYLSVLKALLHASVALDRKLVVDWVPSCDLEDSAATETPDAYEKAWDLLKGAHGVLVPGGFGDRGVQGKILAAKYARENNVPYLGICLGMQIAVIEFARSVMKLRGANSTEFDPATTTPCVIFMPEGSKTHMGATMRLGSRRTFFQANTCKSAKLYGNASYVDERHRHRYEVNPEMVPEFEKAGLSFVGRDESGTRMEIIELPTHRFFVGAQFHPEFKSRPGKPSPLFMGLIAASSGQLDHLLQQSCGVVSSPVRRGNYCNGATKQQKLYQNGHVKNGLVNGCYYANGNSILHT, from the exons ATGAAGTACGTGCTGGTGACGGGCGGGGTGGTGAGCGGCCTCGGGAAGGGGGTGACGGCGAGCAGCATCGGCGTCGTGCTCAAGGACTGCGGCCTCCGCGTCACCTCCATCAAGATCG ATCCTTACCTCAACACCGATGCTGGAACCATGTCTCCATTCGAGCACGGTGAAGTGTTTGTTTTGGACGATGGTGGTGAG GTGGACTTGGACCTTGGAAATTATGAGCGATTTCTGGACATCAAGTTGACTCGTGACAACAATATAACCACGGGAAAGATCTATCAG GCTGTTATTGACAAGGAACGAAGAGGAGACTACTTGGGAAAAACTGTTCAG GTTGTACCACACATTACGGATGAAATACAGGAGTGGATTGAACGTGTGGCAATGAATCCAGTTGATGGCACAGATGAGCCAGCTGATGTTTGTGTAATAGAACTTGGTGGCACTATAG GGGATATTGAATCAATGCCTTTTATTGAAGCATTAGGTCAATTTTCATACCGCGTAG GGGCTGGAAACTTTTGCCTAGTTCATGTCAGTCTTGTACCAGTTCTAAATGTAGTTGGTGAACAG AAAACCAAACCTACCCAACATAGTGTCCGTGGACTAAGAGGACTTGGACTGATACCTGATATTTTAGCATGTCGCAGTACTCAG CCACTTGAAGAAAATGTGAAAGTGAAACTCGCACAATTTTGCCACGTTCCG ATCTCAAATATTGTCAATCTTCACGATGTTACCAACATCTGGCACATCCCTTTGTTGCTTAGG GACCAGAAGGCTCATGAATCTATTCTGAAAGTTTTAGatcttcaatg TGTGGGAAAAGTGCCTCGAGCACCTAAGCTGACTGAATGGACTGAAAGAGCCAGCAAATTCGACAAACTGAAAACTCCT GTTAGGATTGCCATGGTTGGAAAGTATACTGGCCTATCAGACTCCTACTTGTCAGTTTTGAAG GCTCTTCTGCATGCATCGGTTGCTTTGGACAGAAAACTTGTGGTGGATTGGGTTCCTTCCTGTGATCTTGAAGATTCTGCAGCCACAGAG ACTCCTGATGCATATGAAAAAGCTTGGGATCTACTAAAG gGTGCACATGGTGTACTAGTTCCAGGAGGCTTTGGAGATAGAGGGGTCCAGGGAAAAATTCTTGCTGCAAAATATGCGCGAGAAAACAATGTTCCATATCTTGGTATTTGCCTGGGCATGCAAATTGCAGTGATCGAATTCGCCCGCTCTGTCATGAAGTTGCGTGGTGCTAATAGTACAGAGTTTGATCCAGCTACAACGACGCCATGTGTTATTTTCATGCCGGAG GGCTCTAAAACCCATATGGGGGCAACAATGCGCCTTGGATCAAGGAGGACCTTCTTCCAGGCCAATACATGCAAATCAGCTAAGCT GTATGGCAATGCAAGCTATGTAGATGAAAGGCACCGCCACCGATATGAG GTGAATCCTGAAATGGTTCCAGAATTTGAGAAGGCAGGTCTCTCTTTTGTTGGCAGGGATGAAAGCGGGACACGCATGGAG ATAATTGAGCTACCAACTCATAGGTTTTTTGTTGGCGCACAATTTCATCCTGAATTCAAGTCAAGACCTGGAAAGCCATCCCCACTTTTCATGG GATTAATAGCAGCTTCATCAGGACAGCTTGACCATTTACTTCAGCAATCTTGCGGCGTTGTCAGCTCGCCAGTCAGACGTGGCAACTACTGCAACGGAGCCACGAAACAACAGAAGCTATACCAAAATGGACATGTCAAGAACGGCCTGGTGAACGGCTGCTACTATGCAAACGGCAACAGCATTCTTCATACTTAG